A genomic stretch from Desulfolutivibrio sulfodismutans DSM 3696 includes:
- a CDS encoding M16 family metallopeptidase: MPPKKAYQCSILPGGPAVVTERMPAVRTVSLGIWIPSGSRHETRAQEGMAHFWEHMAFKGTASRTARQIALELDLLGGLADAYTSREHTCFSIRVAADHLPLAWDILADIALRPCLPPEEMEREKDVILQEIGMVEDTPDDKLLESLWEAAWDDRAMGHPITGPAEGVAAFSEAGLWEWRAANYRPGAMVVAAAGAVDHAALADMIGRFFAGLPPVPAGSPNTAPVPAFRPGSLSLPREVEQTHVAMGFPVPGNADGGRFARAALTTVLGGNMSSRLFQEVREKRGLAYVVSSDLNTLADAGLLEIHAAVDPGRVEELLDVVRRELAAMAAGGVTRQELEHVREHLRGLLLLGAESTENRMVRLAKNHLLFGRHVPLSETAAKIARLSRDEIGQAAAAILDPARAVVGILGPQIEPSWLEGAAS; the protein is encoded by the coding sequence ATGCCCCCCAAAAAAGCCTATCAGTGTTCCATCCTCCCCGGCGGCCCAGCCGTGGTCACCGAACGCATGCCCGCCGTGCGCACCGTCAGCCTGGGCATCTGGATTCCCTCCGGATCGCGCCATGAGACCCGCGCCCAGGAGGGCATGGCCCATTTCTGGGAGCATATGGCCTTTAAGGGCACAGCCAGCCGCACGGCCCGCCAGATCGCCCTGGAGCTGGATCTCCTGGGCGGGCTGGCCGACGCCTACACCTCCCGGGAGCATACCTGCTTCTCCATCCGGGTGGCCGCCGACCATCTGCCGTTGGCCTGGGACATCCTGGCCGACATCGCGCTTCGGCCCTGCCTTCCCCCGGAGGAGATGGAGCGGGAGAAGGACGTCATCCTCCAGGAGATCGGCATGGTGGAGGACACCCCCGACGACAAGCTCCTGGAATCCCTTTGGGAGGCGGCCTGGGACGACCGGGCCATGGGCCATCCCATCACCGGCCCGGCCGAGGGCGTGGCCGCCTTTTCCGAGGCGGGCCTGTGGGAGTGGCGGGCCGCCAACTACCGCCCCGGGGCCATGGTGGTGGCGGCGGCCGGGGCCGTGGACCATGCCGCCCTGGCGGACATGATCGGCCGTTTTTTCGCCGGATTGCCGCCGGTCCCGGCCGGTTCGCCCAATACCGCGCCGGTTCCGGCCTTTCGGCCCGGCTCGCTGTCCCTGCCCCGGGAGGTGGAGCAGACCCATGTGGCCATGGGGTTTCCCGTGCCGGGCAACGCTGATGGCGGCCGCTTCGCCCGGGCCGCCTTGACCACGGTCCTTGGCGGCAACATGTCCTCGCGGCTTTTTCAGGAGGTTCGCGAGAAGCGGGGGCTGGCTTACGTCGTGTCCAGCGACTTAAACACCCTGGCCGACGCCGGGCTTTTGGAGATCCACGCCGCCGTGGACCCGGGCCGGGTGGAGGAGCTTTTGGACGTGGTGCGCCGGGAGCTTGCGGCCATGGCCGCAGGCGGCGTGACCCGCCAGGAACTGGAGCATGTGCGCGAGCATCTGCGCGGGCTGTTGCTTCTGGGGGCTGAGTCCACGGAAAACCGCATGGTGCGGCTGGCCAAGAACCACCTCCTCTTCGGACGCCATGTGCCCCTGTCCGAGACGGCGGCCAAAATCGCACGCCTGTCCCGGGACGAGATCGGCCAGGCCGCTGCGGCCATCCTGGACCCCGCCCGGGCCGTCGTCGGCATCCTTGGCCCCCAGATCGAACCCTCCTGGCTGGAAGGAGCCGCGTCATGA
- a CDS encoding O-acetyl-ADP-ribose deacetylase, which produces MTAHAFAVGPGHLHLVVADITTLSVDAIVNAANPSLAGGGGVDGAIHRAAGPRLLAACLDIVRGSGPLPTGQAVATPGFNLPAAHVIHTVGPIWRGGANNEPSLLASAYRESLLAAQALGLGRVAFPAISCGVYGFPEELAARTALQTLRQGLMDALVAEVTMCLFSGRALDAWREAAGTVLSDET; this is translated from the coding sequence ATGACCGCCCATGCCTTTGCCGTCGGCCCGGGCCATCTGCATCTCGTCGTCGCCGACATCACCACGCTCAGCGTGGACGCCATCGTCAACGCCGCCAATCCCTCCCTGGCCGGTGGCGGCGGGGTGGACGGGGCCATCCATCGGGCCGCCGGGCCGCGCCTTCTGGCCGCCTGCCTGGACATCGTGCGTGGGAGCGGTCCCCTGCCCACGGGACAGGCCGTGGCCACGCCCGGATTCAATCTTCCCGCCGCCCACGTCATTCATACGGTCGGCCCCATCTGGCGCGGCGGGGCCAACAACGAACCGTCCCTTTTGGCCTCGGCCTACCGCGAGAGCCTGCTGGCGGCCCAGGCCCTTGGCCTCGGCCGCGTGGCCTTTCCGGCCATCAGTTGCGGGGTCTACGGATTTCCCGAGGAGTTGGCGGCGCGCACGGCCTTGCAGACCCTGCGGCAAGGACTTATGGATGCCCTGGTGGCCGAGGTCACCATGTGCCTTTTTTCCGGCCGCGCCCTGGACGCGTGGCGCGAGGCCGCCGGTACGGTGCTGAGCGACGAGACGTAA
- the hslV gene encoding ATP-dependent protease subunit HslV, which produces MDIRGTTILAVRDAHGVAVAGDGQVTMGQAVAMKHGAKKVRRLYKDRVIVGFAGATADAFTLFERFEAKLEEYGGNLLRSSVELAKEWRKDKYLRRLEAMIIVADAENVLVLSGTGDVIEPDDGLTAIGSGGPYALAAARALARETKLSAREIVEKAMAIAAELCVYTNDRVTIETLEKK; this is translated from the coding sequence ATGGACATACGAGGAACGACGATCTTGGCGGTGCGCGACGCGCATGGCGTGGCCGTGGCCGGCGACGGCCAGGTGACCATGGGGCAGGCCGTGGCCATGAAGCATGGCGCGAAGAAGGTGCGGCGGCTCTACAAGGACCGGGTGATCGTGGGTTTTGCCGGGGCCACGGCGGACGCGTTCACGCTTTTTGAGCGTTTCGAGGCCAAGCTTGAGGAATATGGCGGCAACCTGCTGCGCTCGAGCGTGGAGCTGGCCAAGGAATGGCGCAAGGACAAATATTTGCGGCGGCTTGAGGCCATGATCATTGTAGCCGACGCTGAAAACGTGCTGGTCTTAAGCGGCACGGGAGACGTGATCGAGCCCGACGACGGCCTGACGGCGATAGGTTCCGGCGGGCCGTATGCCTTGGCGGCGGCCCGGGCCCTGGCCCGGGAGACGAAGCTGTCCGCGAGGGAGATTGTCGAAAAGGCCATGGCCATTGCGGCGGAGTTGTGCGTGTACACCAACGACCGGGTGACCATTGAGACGTTGGAGAAGAAGTAA
- the hslU gene encoding ATP-dependent protease ATPase subunit HslU, translated as MENMTPREIVAELDKYIIGQDQAKRMVAIAMRNRWRRRRIDPALRDEIAPKNILMIGPTGVGKTEIARRLAKLAGSPFFKVEATKFTEVGYVGRDVESMVRDLMEIGVNLVRREEMERVKERAEKNAEERLLDLLLPKPGPRYSPSGAMEMPEALDAGDEERPASADGPSSSTREKLRRLFRDGALDDRTVPVEVSAPSPQVEIMAMPGMEDMGVQFKDMLGKMFPSRKKTRNMRVREAYEILLQEESERLVDMDKVTEAAKERVEQTGIIFIDEIDKICGGRQGSGPDVSREGVQRDLLPVVEGCTVNTKYGMVRSDHILFIAAGAFHFSKPSDLVPELQGRFPLRVELTALSAEDFHRILTEPKNALTVQYTALLKTEGVALSFSPEALLEVADFARKVNEETENIGARRLYTIMERILNDLSFEASELSGTAVAVDRDYVRDKLSDVSEDRDLSRYIL; from the coding sequence ATGGAGAACATGACCCCTCGCGAGATCGTGGCGGAGTTGGACAAATACATCATCGGCCAGGACCAGGCCAAGCGCATGGTGGCCATCGCCATGCGCAACCGGTGGCGCAGGCGGCGCATCGACCCGGCGCTGCGCGACGAGATCGCGCCGAAAAATATCCTGATGATCGGGCCAACCGGCGTGGGCAAGACCGAGATCGCCCGCAGATTGGCCAAGCTTGCCGGATCGCCCTTTTTCAAGGTCGAGGCCACCAAGTTCACGGAGGTCGGCTATGTGGGCCGCGACGTGGAGTCCATGGTCCGCGACCTCATGGAGATCGGGGTGAACCTGGTGCGCCGGGAGGAGATGGAGCGGGTCAAGGAGCGGGCCGAGAAGAATGCCGAGGAGCGGCTTTTGGACCTGCTTTTGCCCAAGCCAGGGCCGCGCTATTCCCCCTCCGGGGCCATGGAGATGCCCGAGGCCCTGGATGCGGGCGACGAGGAACGGCCCGCGTCCGCCGACGGCCCGAGTTCGTCCACCCGGGAGAAGTTGCGCAGGCTGTTTCGGGATGGCGCGCTGGACGACCGCACGGTGCCGGTGGAGGTCTCCGCGCCCTCGCCCCAGGTGGAGATCATGGCCATGCCGGGCATGGAGGACATGGGGGTGCAGTTCAAGGACATGCTGGGCAAGATGTTTCCGTCCCGCAAGAAGACCCGGAATATGCGGGTGCGTGAGGCCTACGAGATCCTTTTGCAGGAGGAGAGCGAGCGTCTGGTGGACATGGACAAGGTCACCGAGGCGGCCAAGGAGCGGGTGGAGCAGACGGGTATCATCTTCATCGACGAGATCGACAAGATCTGCGGCGGCCGCCAGGGTTCGGGCCCGGACGTGTCCCGGGAGGGCGTGCAGCGCGACCTGTTGCCCGTGGTCGAGGGCTGCACGGTCAATACGAAATACGGCATGGTGCGTTCGGACCATATCCTTTTCATCGCGGCCGGGGCCTTTCATTTCTCCAAGCCGTCGGATCTGGTGCCGGAGCTACAGGGGCGGTTTCCGCTTCGCGTGGAGCTGACGGCGCTTTCGGCCGAGGATTTTCACCGCATCCTGACCGAGCCCAAAAACGCGCTCACGGTGCAGTATACGGCGCTGCTCAAGACCGAGGGCGTGGCCTTGAGCTTTTCCCCCGAGGCGCTTTTGGAGGTGGCGGACTTTGCCCGCAAGGTCAACGAGGAGACGGAGAACATCGGGGCCAGGCGGCTGTATACCATCATGGAACGTATCTTAAACGACCTGTCGTTTGAGGCCTCGGAGTTGTCCGGAACGGCCGTGGCGGTGGACCGGGACTATGTACGGGACAAGCTGTCGGACGTGTCCGAGGACCGGGATCTTTCCAGGTACATCCTGTAG
- the argB gene encoding acetylglutamate kinase: MICDSEHEKARLLLEALPYIRDFYGKTIVIKYGGHAMVDEDLKRAFALNVILLKYVGINPVIVHGGGPQIGKMLDQLGIACQFRQGLRITDTATMDVVEMVLAGKINKQIVSLINRHGGMSVGLSGKDGNLIQARKLEMVLERKDAPPEIIDLGKVGEVTGINATLINTLKGQGFIPVIAPVGVDEEGETYNINADAVAGAVAVALSAKRLVLLTDVAGVLDASGQLISSLDLREASVAIEEGTVKGGMIPKMKCCMEAVDGGVEKAHVLDGRVENSIILELFTTSGIGTEIVHRRKRENRI, encoded by the coding sequence ATGATCTGCGACAGCGAACACGAAAAGGCCAGGCTTTTGTTGGAGGCCCTGCCGTACATCCGCGACTTCTACGGCAAGACCATCGTCATCAAATACGGCGGCCACGCCATGGTGGACGAGGATCTGAAAAGGGCCTTTGCCCTGAACGTCATCCTGCTCAAGTACGTGGGCATCAATCCGGTCATCGTGCATGGCGGCGGGCCGCAGATCGGCAAGATGCTCGACCAGCTGGGCATCGCCTGCCAGTTCCGACAGGGGCTGCGCATCACGGACACGGCCACCATGGACGTGGTGGAGATGGTGCTGGCGGGCAAGATCAACAAGCAGATCGTGAGCCTCATAAACCGGCACGGTGGCATGAGCGTGGGGCTTTCGGGCAAGGACGGCAACCTGATCCAGGCCCGGAAGCTGGAGATGGTGCTGGAGCGCAAGGACGCCCCGCCGGAGATCATCGACCTGGGCAAGGTGGGCGAGGTCACGGGCATCAACGCCACGCTCATCAACACCCTGAAGGGCCAGGGGTTTATCCCGGTGATTGCGCCGGTGGGCGTGGACGAGGAGGGCGAGACCTACAACATCAACGCCGACGCCGTGGCCGGGGCCGTGGCCGTGGCCCTTTCGGCCAAGCGGCTGGTGCTTTTGACCGACGTGGCCGGGGTTTTGGACGCCTCGGGGCAGCTCATTTCGTCGCTCGATCTGCGCGAGGCCTCGGTGGCCATCGAGGAAGGCACGGTCAAGGGCGGCATGATCCCCAAGATGAAGTGCTGCATGGAGGCCGTGGACGGCGGGGTGGAGAAGGCCCATGTTCTTGACGGCCGGGTGGAGAACTCGATCATTTTGGAGCTTTTTACGACATCTGGCATCGGCACGGAGATCGTGCATCGCAGAAAGCGGGAGAATCGGATTTAG
- the pyrR gene encoding bifunctional pyr operon transcriptional regulator/uracil phosphoribosyltransferase PyrR has product MKRQRRILSAEDMVRTIERLAFEIIERHDQGCGLAFIGIQRRGVELAQRLKKVLEGRLGCDILSGKLDINLYRDDWTHSDNQPHIGETDIPFDINDKKIVLVDDVLFSGRTIRAALEAILDYGRPRKVELLVLIDRGHRELPIQADYVGKKVQTALGEHVDVHLAELDGEDNAYLVR; this is encoded by the coding sequence ATGAAACGACAGCGCCGCATTCTCTCGGCTGAAGACATGGTCCGGACCATCGAACGGCTGGCCTTCGAGATCATCGAACGCCACGACCAAGGCTGCGGCCTGGCGTTTATCGGCATCCAGCGCCGGGGCGTGGAGCTGGCCCAGCGCCTGAAAAAGGTTTTGGAAGGCCGCCTGGGCTGCGACATCCTGTCGGGCAAGCTGGACATCAACCTCTACCGCGACGACTGGACCCACTCCGACAACCAGCCGCATATCGGCGAGACCGACATCCCCTTCGACATCAACGACAAGAAAATCGTCCTGGTGGATGACGTGCTCTTCTCCGGCCGCACCATCCGGGCCGCCCTGGAGGCCATCCTGGACTACGGCCGGCCGCGCAAGGTGGAGCTTCTGGTCTTGATCGACCGGGGGCACCGGGAACTGCCCATCCAGGCCGACTATGTGGGGAAAAAGGTCCAGACCGCCCTGGGCGAACATGTGGACGTCCACCTAGCCGAGCTCGACGGCGAGGACAACGCCTACCTGGTGCGGTAA
- a CDS encoding IscA/HesB family protein yields MVEITEAARRELDGYFADKEKAPIRIYLSAGGCSGPRLALALDEAKDTDDQFDVEGYNFIVDKELAAQAAPMRVDMSYMGFTVQSSLELGDGGCGCSGGSCSSGSCSTPGSCCS; encoded by the coding sequence ATGGTCGAAATTACCGAGGCCGCCCGCCGCGAATTGGACGGGTATTTCGCGGACAAGGAAAAAGCCCCCATTCGGATTTATCTTTCCGCCGGAGGGTGCTCCGGCCCCCGCCTGGCCCTGGCCCTTGACGAGGCCAAGGACACGGATGATCAGTTCGATGTGGAGGGCTACAATTTCATCGTCGACAAGGAACTGGCCGCCCAGGCCGCTCCCATGCGCGTGGACATGTCCTATATGGGGTTCACCGTGCAGTCGAGCCTGGAGCTTGGCGACGGCGGTTGCGGCTGCTCCGGCGGATCATGCTCCTCCGGTTCGTGCAGCACGCCCGGTTCCTGCTGCTCATAG
- a CDS encoding IscA/HesB family protein gives MVELTEAARQQLDGYFADKEKNPIRIYLATGGUAGPKLSLALDEPKDSDEKFDTNGYVFLVDKELSQQAGPMKVDMTYMGFTVQSGLELGGGGCGGSCSSGSSCSC, from the coding sequence ATGGTCGAGCTCACCGAGGCCGCCCGCCAACAATTGGACGGGTATTTCGCCGACAAGGAAAAAAATCCCATCCGCATCTATCTCGCAACCGGCGGTTGAGCCGGTCCCAAGTTGTCTTTGGCTCTGGACGAGCCGAAGGATTCCGACGAAAAATTCGACACCAACGGGTACGTGTTTCTTGTGGACAAGGAATTGTCCCAGCAGGCCGGCCCCATGAAGGTGGACATGACGTACATGGGCTTCACCGTGCAGTCAGGCCTTGAGCTTGGCGGCGGCGGGTGCGGGGGCTCGTGCTCGTCCGGTTCGTCGTGCTCCTGCTGA
- a CDS encoding response regulator transcription factor — protein sequence MPGKILIVDDEVHIRMLLEQTLEELEEEHGVTILSASNGEEGLSLIRGEKPDVVFLDIMMPKLNGYEVCQRVKEDGETQGCSIVLLTAKGQEVDRKQGLEMGAAMYMTKPFDPDEVLKVARDLLGLTA from the coding sequence ATGCCCGGTAAGATTTTGATCGTCGACGACGAGGTTCATATCCGCATGCTCCTGGAGCAAACCCTGGAAGAGCTGGAAGAAGAGCATGGCGTGACGATTTTATCCGCTTCCAACGGCGAAGAAGGATTGTCGCTTATCCGGGGGGAGAAGCCGGATGTGGTCTTTTTGGACATCATGATGCCCAAGCTCAACGGCTATGAGGTCTGCCAGCGGGTCAAAGAAGACGGCGAGACTCAGGGATGCAGCATCGTCCTTTTGACCGCCAAGGGTCAGGAGGTGGACCGCAAGCAGGGACTTGAGATGGGCGCCGCCATGTATATGACCAAGCCCTTCGATCCGGACGAAGTCTTGAAGGTAGCCAGGGATCTCCTGGGATTGACGGCATAA
- a CDS encoding HD domain-containing phosphohydrolase — protein MAILARLLRKQNLDTLQRRATDLLGSGWRILVSDMEGRIVHPPGGGHAPLSDMGLLTLPLHLDKVPVGQAILAPPPDALPEAAGVAKKVLAFFSTSVEEILTRENIRRVLAAETLQKYRELSLLHRATLTLNQSLRPRDVAQALLAEFLSGDIPADGGIIYLRKAGTTQFLPQRSFGASRKCGMEQIAGSTLFLDVVKSGKPEIINDLASDKRWHGEAPGLTAMLIAPLLSASQCVGVLVLGACGAPRFDANHLQYVGTIASVAGIAMGNALHFESVQLLIKSLMQALATAIDARDPFTAGHSQRVARLSVALAKAVHENQDIFPNVRFTDNDLQEIIYAGLLHDVGKIGIREQVLTKSSRLPKDRLDIIGQRLALWSDVTGGAWREDFAALARINGSDGITRDDAALIGRIAKNEIVTNGRVLPMLTDEEMQTLLIPRGNLTQEERREIERHPSESYRILQHIPFPENMRRLLTIISQHHERLDGSGYPSGLRGDDILLQSRIIAIVDIYDAITMERHYKPALPRNKALAVLRHEAAEGKIDSDLVRLFAEKNDEIEEDAMRMAMHTDNEDYLPETPGHAEEECS, from the coding sequence ATGGCCATTCTCGCGAGGCTTTTGCGCAAACAAAACCTGGATACGCTCCAGCGCCGGGCGACCGATCTTCTCGGTTCCGGCTGGCGTATTCTGGTTTCGGACATGGAGGGCCGGATCGTCCACCCGCCCGGGGGCGGGCACGCCCCCTTGTCGGACATGGGCCTTTTGACCTTGCCCCTGCACCTGGACAAAGTCCCGGTCGGGCAGGCCATCCTGGCGCCGCCGCCCGATGCGTTGCCGGAGGCGGCAGGCGTCGCCAAAAAGGTGTTGGCCTTTTTTTCCACGTCCGTGGAAGAGATCCTGACCCGGGAGAACATCCGACGGGTGCTGGCCGCCGAAACCTTGCAGAAATACCGTGAGTTGTCCCTGCTGCATCGAGCCACCCTGACCCTCAACCAGTCGCTACGCCCCCGCGACGTGGCCCAGGCCCTTCTGGCCGAGTTCCTTTCTGGAGACATTCCGGCCGACGGCGGCATCATCTATCTGCGTAAGGCCGGAACCACCCAATTTCTTCCACAGCGTTCCTTCGGGGCTTCCAGAAAATGCGGCATGGAGCAGATTGCCGGAAGCACGCTTTTTCTGGATGTCGTGAAAAGCGGCAAGCCCGAGATCATAAACGATCTGGCTTCGGATAAAAGGTGGCACGGGGAGGCCCCGGGATTGACGGCCATGCTCATCGCCCCGCTTCTTTCCGCCAGCCAATGCGTCGGCGTCCTGGTGCTGGGGGCCTGCGGCGCGCCGCGCTTCGACGCCAATCATCTCCAGTATGTCGGCACCATCGCCTCGGTGGCCGGCATCGCCATGGGCAATGCGCTTCACTTCGAGAGCGTGCAGCTCCTCATCAAGTCCCTCATGCAGGCCCTGGCCACGGCCATTGATGCCCGGGATCCCTTCACCGCCGGGCATTCCCAGCGTGTGGCCAGGCTTTCGGTGGCCCTGGCCAAGGCGGTGCATGAAAATCAGGATATCTTTCCAAATGTGCGGTTCACGGACAACGACCTCCAGGAAATCATCTACGCCGGACTCCTGCATGATGTGGGCAAAATCGGCATCCGCGAGCAGGTGCTCACCAAATCGTCCCGGTTGCCCAAGGATCGCCTGGACATCATCGGCCAGCGCCTGGCCCTGTGGAGCGATGTCACCGGGGGGGCGTGGCGCGAGGATTTCGCGGCGCTGGCGCGTATCAACGGTTCGGATGGCATCACCCGGGACGATGCGGCCTTGATCGGGCGCATCGCCAAAAACGAAATCGTGACTAACGGCCGGGTGTTGCCCATGCTGACGGACGAGGAGATGCAAACCCTGCTCATCCCGCGCGGCAACCTGACCCAGGAGGAACGGCGGGAGATCGAGCGGCATCCCTCCGAAAGCTATCGCATCCTGCAACACATTCCCTTTCCCGAAAACATGCGGCGGCTTTTGACCATCATTTCCCAGCACCATGAGCGGCTGGACGGCTCGGGATATCCTTCCGGACTACGCGGGGATGATATCCTTCTGCAAAGCCGCATTATCGCCATTGTGGACATCTACGACGCCATCACCATGGAACGGCACTACAAACCCGCCCTGCCGCGCAACAAGGCCCTGGCCGTGCTGCGGCACGAGGCGGCCGAAGGCAAGATCGATTCCGATCTGGTTCGCCTGTTCGCCGAGAAAAACGACGAGATTGAGGAAGACGCCATGCGCATGGCCATGCACACGGACAACGAGGACTATCTGCCCGAGACGCCGGGCCATGCCGAGGAAGAATGCTCCTGA
- the fabZ gene encoding 3-hydroxyacyl-ACP dehydratase FabZ, which translates to MSDTVRPLPNIRDIFTLLPHRYPFLMVDRVIEFQPGVLLRAIKNVTINEPFFQGHFPGLPVMPGVLILEAMAQTGGLFIGQSQDEPLGDRVFLFSGMDNVRFRKPVVPGDQLVLTCTEARRKFNLWKMRAMAEVDGRKVAEADLSAAVVERSAL; encoded by the coding sequence ATGAGCGATACCGTCCGTCCCCTTCCAAACATCCGGGACATCTTTACCCTGCTGCCGCACCGTTATCCCTTCCTGATGGTGGACCGGGTGATCGAGTTTCAGCCTGGGGTTTTGTTGCGGGCCATCAAGAACGTCACCATCAATGAGCCGTTTTTTCAGGGGCATTTCCCCGGGCTGCCGGTCATGCCGGGGGTGCTGATCCTTGAGGCCATGGCCCAGACGGGCGGACTGTTCATCGGCCAAAGCCAGGACGAGCCCCTGGGGGACCGGGTGTTTCTTTTTTCCGGCATGGACAACGTGCGCTTCCGCAAGCCCGTGGTTCCGGGCGACCAGTTGGTGCTGACCTGCACCGAGGCCCGCCGCAAGTTCAATCTCTGGAAGATGCGGGCCATGGCCGAGGTGGATGGGCGCAAGGTGGCCGAGGCAGATCTGAGCGCCGCCGTTGTGGAGCGTTCGGCCCTGTAA
- a CDS encoding OmpH family outer membrane protein, producing MVGIFRTLCIVAAILALPLAAAAEGKIAVVNLDEALASSQAGKAALSQLKTKFEAREKALGQQGEDLKKMQEDLQKKSVALSQDAMRSQVADFEAKAKKYMDERNKLQQEEQETQQQILQPLLTRLQKVMTDYAKKNGYTVVVEARSVPYFDSALDITAALRQEFDKSK from the coding sequence ATGGTCGGTATTTTTCGGACGCTTTGCATCGTGGCCGCCATCCTGGCCCTGCCGCTTGCAGCGGCGGCCGAGGGCAAAATCGCGGTCGTCAACCTGGACGAGGCCCTGGCTTCCTCCCAGGCTGGCAAAGCTGCCCTTTCGCAGCTGAAAACCAAGTTCGAGGCTCGGGAAAAGGCTCTGGGACAGCAGGGTGAAGATTTGAAGAAGATGCAGGAAGACCTGCAGAAAAAGAGCGTGGCCCTGTCCCAGGACGCCATGCGTTCCCAGGTCGCTGACTTCGAGGCCAAGGCCAAGAAGTACATGGACGAGCGCAACAAGCTGCAGCAGGAAGAGCAGGAGACCCAGCAGCAGATCCTGCAGCCGCTTCTGACCCGCCTGCAGAAGGTCATGACCGACTACGCCAAGAAAAACGGCTACACCGTGGTTGTGGAAGCCCGCAGCGTGCCGTATTTCGACTCTGCTCTGGACATCACCGCCGCCCTGCGTCAGGAATTCGACAAATCCAAGTAA